Proteins encoded by one window of Nocardia goodfellowii:
- a CDS encoding pirin family protein: MSDLEEHPAEQLCEPSAGPGPVAELFPAREVPLGGVRGVFVERVLPQRDLPTVGAWCFFDHFGSPTVTKTDAPPDIDPHPHIGLQTVTWPFTGEIRHRDSVGSDVEIHPGQLNLMTSGRGIAHSEYYSADAPASHGLQLWIALPGHATGVEPHFEQHRDLPVYRALGIQAIVLIGSLAGRTSPAKAYTPIVGADVRVEPGARVTLPLDPDFEHAVLLIEGDATVEGTDLAPGPLLYLGTGRKELRLDSAAGAHFLLIGGEPFGEELVMWWNFVGRSHEEIVAARDAWEERDVTRFPDIAGHTPDQRIPAPPLPALHLKPRKRRVCGAEHS; this comes from the coding sequence GTGAGTGATCTCGAGGAGCACCCCGCCGAGCAACTGTGCGAACCGAGCGCGGGTCCCGGCCCGGTGGCCGAGTTGTTTCCGGCGCGGGAGGTGCCGTTGGGCGGGGTGCGCGGCGTATTCGTGGAACGCGTGCTGCCGCAACGGGATCTGCCGACCGTCGGGGCGTGGTGTTTCTTCGACCATTTCGGTTCGCCGACGGTCACCAAGACCGATGCGCCGCCGGATATCGATCCGCACCCGCATATCGGTTTGCAGACGGTGACCTGGCCGTTCACCGGGGAGATCAGGCATCGTGATTCGGTCGGGTCGGACGTGGAGATCCACCCGGGGCAGTTGAACCTGATGACTTCGGGGCGTGGGATCGCGCATTCGGAGTACTACTCCGCCGACGCGCCGGCTAGCCACGGTCTACAGCTCTGGATCGCTTTGCCCGGCCACGCGACTGGGGTGGAGCCGCATTTCGAGCAGCATCGTGACCTGCCGGTGTATCGGGCGCTGGGCATCCAGGCGATCGTGCTGATCGGCTCGCTGGCGGGGCGCACCTCACCGGCGAAGGCGTACACCCCGATCGTCGGCGCGGATGTCCGGGTCGAGCCGGGCGCCCGGGTCACGCTGCCGCTGGATCCTGATTTCGAGCACGCGGTGCTGCTGATCGAGGGTGACGCGACGGTCGAGGGCACCGATCTCGCGCCGGGGCCGTTGCTCTACCTGGGCACCGGGCGAAAAGAGTTGCGGCTCGACAGTGCCGCGGGCGCGCACTTCCTGCTGATCGGCGGCGAGCCGTTCGGCGAGGAGTTGGTGATGTGGTGGAACTTCGTGGGCCGCAGCCACGAGGAGATCGTCGCGGCCCGGGACGCCTGGGAGGAACGCGATGTCACGCGGTTCCCGGATATCGCGGGACATACCCCGGATCAGCGCATTCCGGCGCCGCCGCTGCCCGCGCTGCATTTGAAGCCGCGCAAGCGGCGCGTCTGCGGCGCGGAACACTCCTGA
- a CDS encoding SRPBCC family protein, with translation MSTPTKDVVVTTSGDRDCHVERVFDAPRERVWAAYSRVEQLAQWWGRGNQLDIERWEFRKGGHWRFVEHSDGETHGFEGRFREITPQERIVQSFEWDGMPAHITIDTTTFVDLGDGRTKVVTDSLFHTQEERDGMLGSGMAAGMTESYLALDRLLAA, from the coding sequence ATGAGCACACCCACGAAAGATGTTGTCGTCACCACGTCCGGCGACCGTGACTGTCACGTCGAGCGCGTCTTCGACGCCCCACGCGAACGCGTGTGGGCCGCCTACAGCCGGGTCGAGCAGTTGGCCCAGTGGTGGGGCCGGGGCAACCAGCTCGATATCGAGCGCTGGGAATTCCGCAAGGGCGGGCACTGGCGCTTCGTCGAACATTCCGACGGCGAAACCCACGGCTTCGAGGGACGATTCCGGGAGATCACCCCGCAGGAGCGGATCGTGCAGTCCTTCGAATGGGACGGCATGCCCGCCCACATCACCATCGACACCACGACATTCGTCGACCTGGGCGACGGCCGGACCAAAGTGGTGACCGACAGCCTCTTCCACACCCAGGAGGAACGCGACGGAATGCTGGGCTCCGGCATGGCAGCCGGGATGACCGAGAGCTACCTGGCGCTGGACCGCCTGCTCGCGGCCTGA
- a CDS encoding ArsR/SmtB family transcription factor, translated as MVQYDFLGASFGALADPTRRGILEHLGHGPASVTELADRFEMTLTGMKKHLRLLEGAGMIVTEKRGRVRYCRLGANIFDREVAWLQNYRRMVEARMDRLGEFLERTEHNQ; from the coding sequence ATGGTTCAGTATGACTTCCTAGGCGCATCGTTCGGAGCGCTCGCGGATCCCACCCGACGGGGGATCCTGGAGCACCTCGGGCATGGGCCCGCGTCCGTCACCGAGCTGGCCGATCGCTTCGAGATGACCCTGACGGGGATGAAGAAGCATCTGCGGCTGCTGGAGGGAGCGGGCATGATCGTCACCGAGAAACGCGGTCGAGTCCGGTACTGCCGGCTCGGAGCGAACATCTTCGACCGTGAAGTGGCGTGGTTGCAGAACTATCGGCGCATGGTGGAAGCCCGAATGGACCGTCTCGGCGAATTTCTGGAGCGAACGGAGCACAACCAATGA
- a CDS encoding GlxA family transcriptional regulator — protein sequence MSAAPHRIVVLALDSVPLFELGIPARVFTEVCATNGAPLYEVTVCSVSGGPVRCDQGFDVVVGRGPEELETADTVIIPPAHDLGDLRTGGPLPEPLAAALARIRPGTRLVSMCTGSYVLAAAGVLDGRSATTHWMRAEEFRRAFPRVRLDEDVLFIDNGDVLTAAGIAAGIDLCLYLLRCDHGTAVANRAARRCVVPPWRDGGQAQFIERPVPESTTASTAPTRAWLLDRLDSQVSLEAMAAHARMSVRTFTRKFREETGVTPGRWLTAQRLERARDLLENSDLSIDLVAHRAGFGTANSLRQQMRAALGTSPNAYRRTFRGAA from the coding sequence ATGAGTGCCGCGCCCCACCGCATCGTCGTCCTGGCCCTGGACAGCGTGCCGTTGTTCGAACTCGGCATCCCCGCACGGGTTTTCACCGAGGTCTGCGCGACGAACGGAGCGCCGCTCTACGAGGTGACGGTGTGCTCGGTGAGCGGCGGCCCGGTGCGCTGCGATCAAGGCTTCGACGTGGTCGTGGGTCGCGGACCGGAAGAACTCGAGACGGCGGACACGGTCATCATTCCGCCCGCGCACGACCTCGGTGACCTGCGCACCGGCGGCCCACTGCCGGAACCGCTGGCCGCCGCGCTGGCCCGCATCCGTCCCGGCACCCGACTGGTGTCCATGTGCACCGGCAGCTACGTGCTCGCCGCGGCGGGCGTGCTCGACGGCCGCTCCGCCACCACGCATTGGATGCGCGCCGAGGAATTCCGCCGCGCCTTCCCGCGCGTCCGGCTCGACGAGGACGTGCTGTTCATCGACAACGGTGACGTGCTCACCGCCGCGGGCATCGCGGCGGGCATCGACCTGTGCCTGTACCTGTTGCGCTGTGATCACGGCACCGCGGTCGCCAACCGCGCGGCCCGCCGCTGCGTGGTTCCCCCGTGGCGCGACGGCGGGCAGGCCCAGTTCATCGAACGTCCCGTCCCCGAATCGACGACCGCCTCCACCGCTCCCACCCGCGCCTGGCTGCTGGACCGCCTGGACAGTCAGGTCTCCCTGGAGGCGATGGCCGCGCACGCGCGGATGAGCGTGCGCACCTTCACCCGGAAATTCCGCGAGGAGACCGGCGTGACGCCGGGCCGCTGGCTCACCGCCCAGCGCCTGGAACGCGCCCGCGACCTGCTGGAGAACAGCGACCTCAGCATCGATCTCGTCGCCCACCGCGCGGGCTTCGGTACCGCGAATTCGCTGCGCCAGCAGATGCGCGCGGCCCTGGGCACCTCCCCGAACGCGTACCGCAGGACCTTCCGCGGCGCCGCCTGA
- a CDS encoding NADP-dependent oxidoreductase: MTTMLAVVVPEWGAPEVLTPARIERPEPGMTEILVRVHAAGVNPVDWKTRASGAFIAWGEPPIVGWDVSGTVAAVGPGVTLFEPGDEVYGMPAFPRQAGAYAEYVVAPARQFARKPPSLSHLEAAALPLAGLTAWQSLVDTAELVAGQRVLIHAAAGGVGHLAVQIAKARGAYVIATGRADKHEFLRSLGADEVIDYSAVDFSTVVDEVDVVLDAYGGDYGVRSLPVLRRGGYLVVLPGPDTLPTAEQAREHGVRVGWNVVEPDAGGLRELSDLVETGRLRVVIDTVFPLAEAAKAHAHGETGRTRGKIVLEVG; the protein is encoded by the coding sequence ATGACCACCATGCTCGCCGTCGTCGTACCCGAATGGGGTGCACCCGAGGTTCTGACGCCCGCCCGGATCGAGCGGCCGGAACCGGGCATGACCGAGATTCTGGTGCGGGTGCACGCGGCCGGCGTCAATCCGGTCGACTGGAAGACCCGGGCCAGTGGCGCCTTCATCGCCTGGGGCGAGCCGCCGATCGTCGGCTGGGACGTCTCCGGGACAGTGGCGGCCGTCGGCCCCGGTGTCACGCTGTTCGAGCCCGGTGACGAGGTCTACGGTATGCCCGCTTTCCCGCGGCAGGCCGGTGCCTACGCGGAATACGTTGTCGCACCGGCTCGTCAGTTCGCCCGTAAGCCACCGTCCCTGTCGCACCTCGAAGCCGCCGCGTTGCCGCTGGCCGGACTCACCGCCTGGCAGTCGCTGGTCGATACCGCGGAACTCGTTGCGGGGCAGCGTGTGCTGATCCATGCGGCGGCGGGCGGGGTGGGGCACCTGGCGGTACAGATCGCCAAGGCGCGGGGTGCGTATGTCATCGCGACGGGACGTGCGGACAAGCACGAGTTCCTGCGTTCGCTCGGAGCCGATGAGGTAATCGACTACAGCGCAGTCGATTTCAGCACCGTCGTCGACGAGGTCGATGTGGTGCTGGACGCGTACGGCGGCGACTACGGCGTCCGTTCGCTGCCGGTCCTCCGGCGCGGTGGATATCTGGTGGTGTTGCCCGGACCGGATACGCTGCCGACCGCGGAGCAGGCGCGGGAGCACGGTGTGCGCGTCGGCTGGAACGTGGTCGAGCCCGACGCCGGCGGGCTGCGTGAACTGTCCGACCTGGTCGAGACGGGCAGGCTGCGGGTCGTAATCGACACTGTGTTCCCCCTGGCGGAGGCGGCGAAAGCGCACGCGCACGGCGAGACCGGGCGCACCCGCGGAAAGATCGTCCTGGAAGTCGGCTAG
- a CDS encoding bile acid:sodium symporter family protein has translation MNSPLVSVALPLALAVIMFGLGLSLTVDDFRRIAVNPKPVAVALACQLLVLPAAAFGLVLLFDLSPLLAVGMMLLAASPGGTTANLFSHLFRGDVALNVSLTAVNSIIAVVTLPLVTNFAIDYFEPGGSAGQVGLQFGKAAQVFAIVLIPVALGMLTRRRAPAFADRMDRPVRIGSAVTLLLVILGTMLAERANLTGYLVDVGAVTTLFCLISLTAGYFVPRWLGVTDRQAIACSMEIGIHNSTIAMTVAISVLDSTEMAVPAAVYGVLMFPLAAAVGWLITRRFPRPAEAPAQA, from the coding sequence ATGAATTCTCCACTGGTATCGGTAGCGCTGCCGTTGGCGCTGGCCGTGATCATGTTCGGCCTGGGGCTGTCACTGACCGTCGACGACTTCCGGCGAATCGCGGTGAACCCGAAACCGGTGGCCGTCGCGCTGGCCTGCCAGCTGCTGGTATTGCCGGCGGCCGCGTTCGGGTTGGTCTTGCTGTTCGATCTGTCCCCGCTGCTCGCGGTCGGAATGATGCTGCTGGCGGCCTCGCCCGGCGGCACCACCGCGAATCTCTTCAGTCATCTGTTCCGCGGCGACGTCGCGCTGAATGTCTCACTGACGGCGGTGAATTCGATCATCGCCGTGGTAACTCTGCCGCTGGTCACCAATTTCGCGATCGACTATTTCGAACCGGGCGGCAGCGCGGGCCAGGTCGGCCTGCAATTCGGCAAGGCCGCACAGGTTTTCGCGATCGTGCTGATCCCGGTCGCGCTGGGCATGCTCACCCGGCGGCGGGCTCCGGCTTTCGCCGACCGGATGGACCGCCCGGTGCGGATCGGCTCGGCGGTGACGCTGTTGCTGGTCATCCTGGGCACGATGCTGGCCGAACGGGCGAACCTCACCGGCTATCTGGTCGACGTCGGCGCGGTGACCACGCTGTTCTGCCTGATCAGCCTGACCGCCGGCTACTTCGTGCCGCGCTGGCTGGGTGTGACCGACCGCCAGGCGATCGCCTGCTCGATGGAGATCGGCATCCACAACAGCACGATCGCGATGACGGTGGCCATCAGCGTCCTGGACAGCACCGAGATGGCCGTTCCCGCAGCGGTTTACGGCGTGCTGATGTTCCCGCTGGCCGCTGCCGTCGGCTGGCTCATCACCCGGCGCTTTCCGCGCCCGGCCGAAGCGCCCGCTCAGGCGTAG
- a CDS encoding PaaI family thioesterase, with translation MDSAAVGGLVMAGFQKLGFIQYTGIEAAEFGPGRTVMSIEPKPEHLNHNGDLHAAVLFGLAETAAMGASVSGIVDLMGETFIVARNGRIEYSARAKGTAGPFLATSDLGAETLAKVRAEIANRVDMELEVPVTITDSTGKDVAAAAFTAVLRPRRK, from the coding sequence ATGGACAGCGCGGCCGTGGGCGGACTGGTGATGGCTGGGTTCCAGAAGCTGGGATTCATCCAGTACACCGGCATCGAGGCGGCGGAGTTCGGGCCGGGCCGCACCGTGATGTCGATCGAGCCCAAGCCGGAACACCTGAATCACAACGGAGATCTGCATGCCGCGGTGCTGTTCGGGTTGGCGGAGACAGCCGCCATGGGCGCCTCGGTGTCCGGAATCGTGGACCTGATGGGCGAGACCTTCATCGTCGCCAGGAACGGGCGCATCGAGTACTCGGCGCGCGCCAAGGGCACGGCCGGCCCGTTCCTGGCCACCTCCGACCTCGGTGCGGAGACGTTGGCGAAGGTCCGCGCGGAAATCGCGAACCGCGTCGACATGGAACTGGAAGTGCCGGTGACCATCACCGACAGCACCGGCAAGGACGTGGCCGCCGCGGCATTCACCGCCGTGCTGCGGCCACGCCGGAAGTGA
- a CDS encoding putative quinol monooxygenase: protein MSTLSLNVRFTAKPGQETALRTILQNMIEPTVAEEGCLAYELYLHPTDPSRVVLLEEWVDAAALAAHFQTPHLKQCIADLEPVLAEPLRMRQFHDAVPGDLPGLS from the coding sequence GTGTCCACACTGTCACTGAACGTCCGTTTCACCGCCAAACCCGGCCAGGAAACCGCCCTGCGCACCATCCTGCAGAACATGATCGAGCCGACCGTGGCCGAGGAAGGCTGCCTCGCCTACGAGCTGTATCTGCACCCGACCGACCCGAGTCGCGTTGTCCTGCTGGAGGAATGGGTGGACGCGGCGGCCTTGGCGGCGCATTTCCAAACGCCGCACCTGAAGCAGTGCATCGCCGATCTGGAGCCCGTGCTCGCCGAGCCGCTGCGGATGCGGCAGTTCCACGACGCTGTTCCCGGGGATCTGCCCGGCCTCAGCTGA
- a CDS encoding aldo/keto reductase: MTLPTTALGTDGIEVGVQGLGCMGMSEFYGESDLTESRATLERALELGITLFDTADIYGSGHNEEFLSDFVRANRDRVVLATKFGIIRKAEDPAYRGFDNSPGYIRESVDGSLRRLGVDVIDLYYMHRRDPQVPIEDTVGVLAELVAQGKVRALGLSEVTGDELRAAHAVHPIAALQSEWSLFSRDVERTAVPAAAELGVAFVPYSPLGRGFLTGKLNTADPKDWRRQMPRFSGDNAAHNAELLGPLAAIAEARGITQAQVALAWVHAQADVHNLPVVPIPGTRSRNRLAENAAAATLALTADELATLEPIADKVAGPRYADMSFTSAGRE; encoded by the coding sequence ATGACGCTTCCGACCACCGCACTCGGCACCGACGGCATCGAGGTCGGCGTTCAGGGCCTCGGTTGCATGGGAATGAGCGAGTTCTACGGCGAGTCCGACCTCACCGAATCGCGCGCGACGCTGGAACGCGCGCTGGAACTCGGCATCACACTGTTCGACACCGCCGACATCTACGGCTCCGGCCACAACGAGGAATTCCTCAGCGATTTCGTACGGGCCAACCGGGATCGGGTGGTGCTGGCCACCAAGTTCGGCATCATCCGCAAAGCGGAAGATCCGGCCTATCGCGGTTTCGACAACTCCCCCGGCTACATCCGCGAGTCCGTGGACGGCAGCCTGCGCCGGCTCGGCGTCGACGTCATCGACCTGTACTACATGCACCGCCGCGACCCGCAGGTGCCGATCGAGGACACCGTCGGCGTCCTGGCGGAACTCGTCGCGCAGGGCAAGGTCCGGGCGCTCGGCCTGTCCGAGGTGACCGGCGACGAACTGCGCGCCGCGCACGCCGTGCACCCGATCGCGGCACTGCAATCCGAATGGTCGCTGTTCTCCCGCGATGTCGAACGCACGGCGGTCCCCGCGGCGGCCGAGCTCGGCGTCGCCTTCGTGCCGTACTCGCCGCTGGGCCGCGGCTTCCTCACCGGCAAGCTGAACACCGCCGACCCGAAGGACTGGCGCCGCCAGATGCCGCGCTTCTCCGGTGACAACGCCGCGCACAACGCCGAGCTGCTGGGCCCGCTGGCCGCCATCGCCGAAGCCCGCGGCATCACTCAGGCGCAGGTCGCGCTGGCTTGGGTGCACGCGCAGGCCGACGTGCACAACCTGCCGGTCGTCCCCATCCCCGGCACCCGCAGCCGAAATCGCTTGGCGGAAAACGCCGCCGCCGCGACACTGGCACTGACCGCCGACGAATTGGCCACCCTGGAGCCGATCGCCGACAAGGTCGCCGGGCCACGCTACGCGGACATGTCGTTCACCTCCGCCGGCCGGGAGTAG
- a CDS encoding MerR family transcriptional regulator → MGLPAGQSNVSDHERPRYSIGEAAERSGLSRDTLRWYERIGLMDYVGRDHTGKRRFSNRDLEWLALIGRLRTTGMSVADMVRYAELVRAGDSTLPDRLQIFRDTRAEVLAQLEELRKTVEVLDYKIARYSGDTAAVPPAVLIAHDSKGIQK, encoded by the coding sequence ATGGGTCTTCCGGCAGGTCAGAGCAATGTCAGCGACCACGAGCGGCCGCGGTATTCGATCGGCGAGGCCGCCGAACGGTCAGGGCTGAGCCGGGACACCCTGCGTTGGTACGAGCGGATCGGGCTGATGGATTACGTCGGCCGCGACCACACCGGAAAGCGACGGTTCAGCAATCGCGACCTGGAGTGGCTGGCGCTGATCGGGCGCCTGCGCACCACCGGGATGTCGGTCGCCGACATGGTCCGCTACGCCGAGCTGGTCCGGGCCGGCGATTCGACGCTGCCGGACCGGTTGCAGATATTCCGGGACACCCGTGCCGAAGTGCTCGCCCAGCTCGAGGAACTCCGCAAGACCGTCGAGGTGCTGGATTACAAGATCGCCCGGTACTCGGGCGATACCGCGGCGGTCCCACCGGCCGTACTCATCGCGCACGACAGCAAAGGGATTCAAAAATGA
- a CDS encoding VOC family protein gives MDWKIELIAIPVTDVDRAKDFYTSIGFNADHDHSPSEDVRFVQLTPPGSACSICVGRGITEAAPGSVEGMQIVVADAEQAYQQLVAAGVDATPVKDLGWGLFTFFADPDGNKWAIQQLPKYD, from the coding sequence ATGGATTGGAAAATCGAACTCATCGCGATTCCCGTCACGGACGTGGACCGCGCGAAGGATTTCTACACCTCCATCGGCTTCAACGCCGACCACGACCACTCGCCCAGCGAGGACGTCCGTTTCGTCCAGCTGACTCCGCCCGGATCGGCGTGCTCGATCTGCGTCGGGCGGGGCATCACCGAGGCGGCTCCCGGCAGCGTCGAGGGTATGCAGATCGTCGTCGCCGACGCCGAGCAGGCCTACCAGCAGCTGGTGGCCGCCGGGGTGGACGCGACGCCGGTAAAGGACCTCGGCTGGGGCCTGTTCACCTTCTTCGCCGATCCCGACGGCAACAAGTGGGCCATTCAGCAGCTGCCGAAATACGACTGA
- a CDS encoding SixA phosphatase family protein has product MVRTLILMRHGKSSYPDGVGDHERPLAPRGEREAALAGQWLRDNQPPVTAVRCSTAVRTRETLAATGIDAPVVFERGIYEASPRTLIELIQLSDDDVSTLLLIGHAPGMPWTAWELAANRDSVQAIELSRKFPTSALAVLEFDRPWTEVDPGTGELTHFHVPR; this is encoded by the coding sequence ATGGTGCGGACCTTGATCCTCATGCGGCACGGCAAGTCCAGCTATCCGGACGGTGTCGGCGACCATGAGCGCCCACTGGCCCCGCGGGGGGAACGGGAGGCAGCCCTGGCGGGGCAATGGCTGCGCGACAACCAGCCGCCGGTTACCGCGGTGCGCTGTTCCACCGCGGTACGGACCCGGGAAACCCTGGCCGCCACCGGGATCGACGCGCCCGTGGTGTTCGAACGCGGCATCTACGAGGCGTCCCCGCGCACGTTGATCGAACTGATCCAGCTCAGCGACGACGACGTGTCGACGCTGCTGCTGATCGGCCACGCACCCGGAATGCCGTGGACCGCATGGGAGTTGGCGGCCAACCGCGATTCCGTCCAGGCGATCGAGCTCAGCCGGAAATTCCCCACTTCCGCGCTGGCGGTCCTCGAATTCGACCGGCCCTGGACCGAAGTGGATCCGGGCACCGGTGAACTGACCCACTTCCACGTGCCGCGCTGA
- a CDS encoding FAD-dependent oxidoreductase, with protein MAYVITQRCCNDASCVSECPVDCIRPTPDQPEFATTEMLYIDPDTCIDCGACVDACPVEAIFSEDDLTASLARYKDINAAYFERHPLESNFDPIVTPARPPKELGTLRVAIVGAGPAACYAADELLRRCDVEVELFDRLPTPWGLVRNGVAPDHPGTKTVSSLFESAFRRETLQYYLNVEVGTHISHEELLRHHHAVLYAVGAAADRRMNVPGEDLPGSHSATEFVNWYNGHPDFADRRFDLSAERAVIVGNGNVALDVARVLTVDPDELAKTDIADHALDALRNSNIREVVVLGRRGPLQAAYTSPEFLALAHLKGVDVIVEDADLELDPASQAALDDPDVEPHLRLKYTLAKEYAAGRRDPANRRIVFRYLGSPTAVTGADKVEGIEFVHNELVEEGGQIVARATDRTESLTAGLVLRSIGYKGEPVADLPFDESRAVVPNEHGRVLGPDGAPQPGVYVSGWIKRGPRGVIGSNRTDSEETVEQLISDFTSGKLNKPQGDRAALKALVAERQPDVVDRAGWKSIDLAEKTAGKSARRPRVKFTTREDLLKAARG; from the coding sequence ATGGCCTACGTCATCACGCAGCGTTGTTGCAACGACGCCAGCTGCGTCTCCGAGTGCCCGGTCGATTGCATTCGCCCCACTCCGGACCAGCCCGAGTTCGCGACGACCGAGATGCTCTACATCGACCCCGACACCTGCATCGACTGCGGGGCCTGTGTCGACGCGTGCCCGGTGGAGGCCATCTTCTCCGAGGACGATCTGACCGCGTCGCTGGCGCGCTACAAAGACATCAATGCCGCCTACTTCGAGCGGCACCCGCTGGAATCGAACTTCGATCCGATCGTGACGCCCGCGCGTCCGCCGAAGGAACTCGGCACGCTGCGGGTCGCCATCGTCGGCGCCGGTCCGGCCGCCTGCTACGCGGCCGACGAACTGCTGCGGCGCTGCGATGTCGAGGTGGAGCTGTTCGACCGGCTGCCCACCCCGTGGGGTCTGGTGCGCAACGGTGTCGCCCCGGACCACCCGGGCACCAAGACCGTGTCGAGTCTGTTCGAGTCCGCGTTCCGCCGCGAGACCCTGCAGTACTACCTGAATGTGGAAGTGGGCACCCACATTTCGCACGAGGAACTGCTGCGGCACCATCACGCCGTCCTCTACGCGGTCGGCGCCGCGGCCGACCGGCGGATGAACGTGCCCGGTGAAGACCTGCCCGGCAGTCATTCCGCCACCGAATTCGTCAACTGGTACAACGGTCACCCCGATTTCGCGGACCGCCGCTTCGATTTGTCCGCCGAACGCGCTGTCATCGTCGGCAACGGCAATGTCGCCCTCGACGTGGCCCGGGTGCTCACCGTCGATCCGGACGAGCTGGCCAAGACCGATATCGCCGACCATGCCCTGGATGCCCTGCGCAACAGCAATATTCGCGAGGTCGTCGTGCTGGGCCGGCGCGGCCCGCTGCAGGCCGCCTACACCTCGCCGGAGTTCCTGGCGCTGGCGCACCTGAAGGGCGTGGACGTCATCGTCGAGGACGCCGACCTGGAGCTCGACCCCGCCAGCCAGGCCGCGCTCGACGACCCGGACGTGGAGCCGCACCTGCGGCTCAAGTACACCCTCGCCAAGGAGTACGCCGCGGGCCGCCGCGATCCGGCCAACCGCCGCATCGTCTTCCGGTACCTCGGTTCGCCGACCGCCGTCACCGGCGCCGACAAGGTCGAGGGCATCGAGTTCGTGCACAACGAACTGGTCGAAGAGGGCGGTCAGATCGTGGCCCGCGCCACCGACCGCACCGAAAGCCTGACCGCCGGACTGGTGCTGCGCTCCATCGGCTACAAGGGCGAACCGGTCGCCGATCTGCCGTTCGACGAGAGCCGCGCCGTGGTCCCCAACGAGCACGGCCGCGTCCTCGGCCCGGACGGCGCACCGCAGCCCGGCGTCTACGTCAGCGGCTGGATCAAGCGTGGCCCGCGCGGCGTCATCGGGTCCAACCGCACCGACTCCGAAGAGACTGTCGAGCAGCTCATTTCGGACTTCACCAGCGGCAAGCTGAACAAGCCGCAGGGTGATCGCGCCGCGCTGAAGGCCCTGGTGGCCGAGCGTCAGCCCGATGTGGTGGATCGTGCGGGCTGGAAGTCCATCGATCTGGCCGAGAAGACGGCGGGCAAGTCGGCCCGGCGGCCGCGGGTCAAGTTCACCACCCGGGAAGACCTGCTGAAGGCCGCCCGCGGCTGA
- a CDS encoding GntR family transcriptional regulator — MTDPEAPPAALLGEHVHRQVRQLVLSGELGPGHALSVPALAAQLGVSRSPVREAVQQLIYEGLAVNVPHAGARVAALDDAQIRDVLAVRAVLDGLAAERAATRLTDADLDELADLVAAQEHNLHGDADPARDTQLDLVFHRVIRDRAANQPLADELARLEAQAHLYRGDLWHSTRNRRTALHEHRTILQALESGQPESARAAAEAHVRGLITRLGRS; from the coding sequence ATGACCGATCCGGAAGCGCCGCCCGCGGCCCTGCTCGGCGAGCACGTGCACCGGCAGGTCCGGCAGCTGGTCCTCTCCGGTGAACTCGGGCCCGGCCACGCGCTGAGCGTGCCCGCGCTGGCCGCACAGCTCGGGGTCAGCCGCAGCCCGGTCCGCGAAGCTGTCCAGCAACTGATCTACGAGGGCCTGGCCGTCAACGTGCCGCACGCGGGCGCCCGGGTGGCCGCACTGGACGACGCCCAGATCCGTGACGTACTGGCCGTGCGGGCGGTGCTCGACGGCTTGGCCGCCGAACGCGCCGCTACCCGGCTCACCGACGCCGACCTCGACGAGCTCGCCGATCTCGTTGCCGCACAAGAGCACAACCTGCACGGCGACGCCGACCCCGCTCGCGACACCCAGCTGGATCTGGTCTTCCACCGCGTCATCCGCGACCGGGCGGCCAACCAGCCCCTCGCCGACGAGCTGGCCCGCCTGGAAGCCCAAGCCCACCTCTACCGCGGCGACCTCTGGCACTCCACCCGCAACCGTCGCACCGCGCTGCACGAGCACCGCACCATCCTCCAGGCCCTGGAGTCCGGCCAGCCCGAATCCGCCCGAGCCGCCGCCGAAGCCCATGTGCGCGGCTTGATCACGCGGCTCGGACGGAGCTGA